The sequence GGCTCTACCCGGGGGCATGGCCGGagctcccacccctccaggcccccCCACCGCCCGTGCCGGGGGCCCTCCCTCGGCTCGCTCgcgctctccctccctcttctcccctccttcgCTCCCTCCCTCCGAGCCCAATTGCTCAAGCCGCTTCCTTCCCCAACGCCAGCGCCAGTTCCTCTCTTGGTGGGGCCCGGGAAGGGCAGCAAACGCTAGACACTGGAACAGCCGCGGCGGCAGGACCATGGCCGAACCCCGAGGGGCCGCGAAGCCGGCACCCAAGGCCTCCTTCGCACCGACCGAGCTCAGCCTGCGGAGCGCCCCGCAGCCCCGCCCCTCGAGAGTGGACACCGTCAGCCTGGGCAGGTACCGGGGCAACGCCACCGCCTCCCGGGAGCCCCCCTTCCACGGCTCGGTGATGCCCTCGGGAACAGTCTCGGGGCGCCGGCGGGGAGCGCTGCGGGAGCTGCTGGGGCTGCAGGGGGCGGCTCCTGCCGGGTGGCTGTCGGAGGAGCGCCCCGAGGAGCAGTCCCCGGGCGGGCCGAACGCACCGAGCGGTAGCAGGCTATGCCTGGAGCCCAGGGAGCACGCGTGGATACTGGCGGCCGCTGAGGGCCGCTTTGAGGCGCTGCAGGAGCTGCTGGAGGTCGAGCCGGGGCTGCTTCTGCGGGGCGACCCGATCACGGGCTACACGGTGCTGCACTGGCTGGCCAAGCACGGGCGCCACGAGGAACTCATCCTGGTGCACGACTTCGCCCAGCGCAGGGGGCTGCGGCTCGACGTGAGCGCCCCGGGTAGCGGCGGCCTCACGCCCCTCCACCTGGCGGCCCTGCAGGGTCACGATATGGTCGTCAAGGTGCTGGTGGGCGCCTTGGGGGCAGACCCCACGCGCCGCGACCACAGCGGCCACCGGGCCTGTCACTACCTGCGGCCcgacgcgccctggagcctgcgggAGCTGTCGGGGGCCGAGGACTGGGAGACGGCGGGCGGCAGCGAGCGTAACAACGCCAACAACaacagcagcggcggcggcgccgCGTGTACGCCGAGACGCGCCCCCAGCGCAGTGGGCGCGCCGGTCGTGGAGACAACGGCTAGAGCGGCGGCGGCGCCCGCCAAGGGGAAGGACTCCGTGGGCAGACGGGTGGCGCAAATTCAAGGCCTTCTCCGCCATATGTTCCCCTTCTTCCAGGACCGTTGAAGGAGACGGAGACTGGAGAGCGTGGAGGGACCAAGACGCTGCGGCGGGGCCGTGGTCCCGGGTGGTCCCTGGCGGTCCCGGGTGGTCCCTGGAGGTCCCGGGTCCCACCAAAGGGGCTGCGCCTCGGACGCAGCCCGGGCCGCAGCCGTGGGCGCTGGTCCTGCAGGGAGCAGATCACCTCGGGGTCCGTCTCAGGCACCTGTCTCGGGAGCACAGACACCGGCCAGGAGACGCGGGGACCAGGGCACGCCTAACCGAGGGAGACCAAGGACCAAGCCTTCCTGGCGCCGAATCCCCCAGCTACAGGATTGAGTTAGGAGCAGAAGCGTGGTCCTGCTTGGGAGAGGGAAAGTTAGCTTCCAGTAGACATTTCTGGGCAGGTGGAAGCTCTGGGTTTATTAGGAAACATTTGCTAGAAGAATGAGTTAAGATTGTAAACCACTGACGCAGAGGAAGCGCCCAACTGCAGGCCTGACTCGGCTGTTAACGGGTCACTTTGTGAGGGCAGGCTCAGCCCCTGTCAACCTGCTCCTGAGACAACCAGGCCTTACCCATACGGTTTAGTTTCTAATGTATCACGAATGACTTCTTAAGCATATTAAAGTGGCATATGTTTTCCTTTCACATTACAAAGCTGTCCtttgaatgactttttttttttccatcaaccACCTCTTCCCTGTGTTTGCAGGGAAGAGTTCACCAACCCACGGCTGCGAGCTAGTGATCCGGAACAGTCTCTGGATGTCATTTGCACAGCAAGTGGCCACGGTGTGCACCAAAGGAGCTACTTTCCCCTTGGCTCTGAGTAGAGACACACAGTTTACCTGTCTCCTGGGCTCTTTAGCATCTAGGTCTGGCCTCTTGCACAAGTCCCATCCCAGAGGAGTTGTCtgcagggagcagaggggaggtaaaaggaaaaagcctccaaatatgtatttctaataTTTCCTGGTGAGTCATGTAATTTACCTTGACTTCTGCCCTCCAATGAGACACACCCCCTGGCACTTTTTTCCAAGATAGGGCTTTAATCATCAGCATTGTGGGTTTCTTTTAGTTACATTTACAGGTGGGTTGATTTGAGctgaaaggagggagaagaagtTGGTGGCTGGAAATCCATGCTGCTTTCGAGAACAGCGTATTTTCAAAATAGCACTGTATCCCTGGAGGGTTGGGTAGCCCTTGCAATggactgctgtgtccccagccctCCCATCCCAGTCCTCTAAGGCCAGGGAGGAACTGAGTCACAATAAAACACAGCCCAGAGACACCACCCTGAGCCCATCTGTCCAGGTTTCCATCTCTGCCTGGCGGGCCTGTTTGCCCCCTCTGTGTTCAAAACGTTCCCACCTGCCCTTAATAATGCATTAgattcttcccatccatgaaATGATCCAAATCTTTCCTATTGATTCTCAGCCTGTCCCGTGTCTCTAGGAACTATACCTTAAACATATTTACAGCGTAATGtagcatttcctttttcttcttctaaatgaACTTCTTTGGGAATTCCCCCACCATCCAGTGGTCAGggctcggtgctttcactgtagggtcctgagttcaatccctggttgggaactaagatcccacaagccgcgcggcagagccaaaaaaagaaaagaaacaaaaatgaacttcTTTGATGTTTGCAGTGGGAGGGTGAGCAGCTCCTGGCTTGTGGCATTTGGAATGGGCATCTAGCATAGCCCTCGTCCACCCccatgcccattttatagatgcaaaTTGGCTAACTGATGCAGGACTGCGGTTTCTGCTCCACAACCTCTCCCGTGACAGCTGCCAAGGTGGATTGGGTTTGGTGACGGCGTCAGGGCAGGGCCTTCCTGCCACATGGCTGAGTCTGCGGACTCCCGGCTTGGAGGGAAGATTGGCATGTGCCTTCGTCCAACATTCAAAGGACACTTTTAACAGCAGTCCCCTCTTCATAGGAAAAGTTTGAACCTAAGCATTTTAACTATGAGCAGATTTGGGGACCTAAGACAAGCATCTGCCCTGCTCTTTCCAAAATGAACACCAAGTCAGCTGGAAGATTTGAAAGCGGCTTTCTGGAGTTTTTCCTGTAGTCAGCTATTCTTCCCCACAGATTTTTCTCATCATGTGATATTGCCTAGCCTACCTCCTCCATGTAAAATTGAGGTTTGGCTGCAGGGGACAAACCCCCATGCTGAAAACTCTCCATGCCTAACATCAAGCCATTGGCATTTCTGGTATGCTTTTCGAGGCAAATATGGTATGCTCACcccaagagaaagaacaaattccCTGAGAAACTTCTTTCCGGGGGAGCAAAACAGAGTTAAGCAGATGATGCAAATCTGCATTCTAGTGGGACAGGCAGACAAGAAAAGGAGGCAGAAGCAGGGCTCTGACAGGTAAGCATGGGGGTTGGAGTAGGGGGTGCTGCAAAGAGGGCGGGGCCTAACCCAGGCCAAAGGTGCAGGAAAGGCTTTCGTGGAGGAAGAGTACACCTGATCTGAGGCTGGAGGGGTGAGTGGGAGTCGCTCAGTGGAGACGGGAGAGCAGCGTCCTGGCAGGGTCACTGGAGTATGCACGGATGCACATAGCAAGTACCAGGAGATGTGAGTCAGCCGGTTTGAAAGGAAGGTGGGAGCTGGGGAGTAATTAACGGCAACTCTGGAGAGGTGGATAGGGGTCCAGATCACTAAGGCGCTCATAGGTCATGCTGAAAGAGGAATACAGATTTTAACCTAGAGGTAGCTGGGAGCCATAGAAGGTCTCTAAGCAGGGGAGTAACATGATgagattttagaaaaatcactcttCCAGTCACGTGGAGGATAGAGCCAAGTGGGGGGAAATGCATCATACAAGCAGAGCGTTTCAGGAGAAACGCTTCAAGGAAAGCCACGCTTCTGCTGGGAAGTTCAAAGCCCCCTGCGGAAGGCAGTGGCCTTCAAACttgttttttattctctcttttgctCAAATGGAGCTTACCTCAGAGCCCCAGGTATAAAACTAAGTGTGGAGCCGCTCACGTGAAGCTGGGTTGGGACCTCTCCCCCCCATCCCGTGCCCCTGTCTTAGACCGGCGGGGGTCGCACAGTGGCCCCGGGAGCAAAATTGCCAAAACTGCTGGCCTGGTGAAAAGTGCTCAGCCTAACCTGGGTTCTGAAACCCGCTACTGAttagtgaccttgagcaaatcactcacctctgagctgcagtttcctcatcagtaaaatgggaacaatacaAGCTCCCTTGCATGGTTCTTCTGATGATTCGAGAAAATACATATGCAACGCCTAGCAACGCTGCAGGACACgtaggaaatagaaaataacagaGAATGTATTTATTAACAAATTTATTGAAGGATTTATTAACAAATAACTTCTTGCTTGGAAAAATTAAGGTACTCTACTTTATCTGCTAGGGTAGCCCAGGAGGGATCCTGTGGTTACCTGAATTATCCCACCTCTAAAATGTGTCCACATTGATTGCAAATTATTTTCCCTCTGTACTAGATGAGTGGCTGCTCCTCAAAGGAGATATTGGTTCCTCTGCTGATGTCTTCACAGCCTACACACTTTTACTTTAGACAAAATCGACACAAGCCGACTTACCTTGTTCTCAGCCCACAGAAGAAGTAAAAGCAGTAACTTAGTAAGTAATTGCCCACCAACTATTAAATAGGTTAGATATTATTTCCAGATAAAGTCATAAACTGGAGTCAGGGCTAAACCTGAAATCCTCTGAAGAGAATAAAAGCACACAAGTCTATCCGTCTCTTGACCCTGTTATCTGTAGAAATGCCCCCTCCCATCCCAGCCAACATACCCTGCATTCCACACCCAgcctctctgttttctctctttctgttcaTTTCTGTCTCCTTTCAAGATGTAACTCATGCTCTCAAGCCCGCCTCCTCCCACAGCCTAATTCCATCAGTTGTCCCTCTCCTGTATCTTGGAGCTCACCCTCAGTTTAGTTCAGTGCAATAAacgtttgttgagcacctactaggagCCAGGCTCTTTGGGTGACAAACACTTCCCAGCCAAGCTTTTCTACAGGGAGGTCTCCTCCCTTAACATCTCCACTTCCTCAGCTCTTAATCACTCCTATGCATTCTGGTTTCTGCCTCTATCATCCCAGCACAGCTGCTTCCACAAAGGTCTCCCACGATGACCTCCCGTCTGCCAAATGCAAGTCCTTACCTTTGTTCACTTCTTGGCAGCACTGGCCAAAGTGGGCTACTTCCTCCTCCTTGAAACTCTCTTCTCTAATCTTCCATGACCTTCTATGGCTTTAGTTGCTGGCACTTACCAGGTTGAAGTCATGGAAAGTTCACTCTACATTCTCTCCCTAAGTCATTTCATCCCTTCCCCActcacccctgcccccaactctgctccagccacacagtccttgctgttcctcaaaagAGCCTTGTTCTCCTGAACTCTGGGATTCCTACATGCTGTTCCCTGTCCAGAAACACTCTTCCCTCTATTCCTTGCTCCCTTTCACCTGGCCTACTCCCACTCATCCTTCAAATGtcagtttaaatgtcacctccttgggGAAGTCTTCTCTGACCCTCAGGCTAGGTTAGAACTGTACCTTTTCTAATCCTTATCACACTTGAGAAGTTATTCATGCAGTTATTAGATTAATATCTCCCCTGCCCCACTAGACataaattccatgagggcaggaaccaagTCCGTCTCATTCACCACCTTATCCCTAGTTCCTGGTAGATGGAAGGAGCTCAATAAATTGGCAATGGAATCACAGATTTGACCTCAAAAGCACAAGAagcaaaagaatagataaattggacttcatcaaaattaaaaactttggagCCTGAAAGGAAActactaaaaaagtaaaaagacagcccacaaaatgggagaaaatatttgcaaacatgtatctcataagggtctagtatccagaatatataaagaactcctacaactcaacagcaaaagtataaaaaacctgatttaaaaacaagcaaaggacttgaatagacacttctcagAAGATATGCAAATAGCCAACAAGCAGAGGAAAATGTGCTCAACCCCATTAGTTGCTAGGGAAACGCGAGTCAAATCcagaatgagataccacttcacatccactaggatgacTATCGTCAAAAAGtcagatgagggcttccctggtggcgcagtggttgagagtccgcctgccgatgcaggggacacggattcatgccccggtccgggaggatcccacatgttgcggagcggctggccctgtgagccatggacgctgagcctgcgcgtcaggccacaacagtgagaggcccctgttccacaaaaaaaaaaaacaaacaaacaaaaaaaccaaagtcaGATGATAACAAGCattggtgaggatatagagaaattggaacactcctattttgctggtaggaatgtaaaatgatacagtcactttggaaactagtctggcagttcctcaaaagttaaacacagagttaccatacgtaatactgtgatttataataaaaaacatatatttggtcttcaaccccattcctggcacagagctcctaaagccCTTGGAATTTCCTCTGATAAGAGTGATAAAGGTGTCTCTTGTATGTTAATAAGGTGATTTTGGGGAAAGCCCTTAGGTAACCTAAGGTTAGGAACTGGCTGCCAGGGGAAGCAAAGGCCACAGGAGAGGGGTGGAACTTTCAGTATAACCCCCCTCCACCCTTTgcgaggagagaggggctggaggctgaatCAGTCATTGGCCAGTGTTTTAATCAGTCATTCCTATGTAATGAAGCTTCCATCAAAACCCAAAGGACAGGGCCCAGGGTtcagagcttccaggttggtaaatacatggagatttggggagtGTGGCACCttcagagagggcatggaagctcttaACCCTTTCttcataccttgccctatgcaactcttccatctggctcttcctggattacatcattttataataaactggtgatctagtaagtaggatgtttctctgagttctgtgagccactctagcaaatgaATTGAACCCAAGGAGTGGGTCTTAGGATCCTCTGATTTACAgtcagtcagaagtacaggtaacaacctggacttgcaactgGCATATGTGAAACCCGAGGGGTGTGGTAGTTGGAACCTCCGATCTGTAGCCcatcagtcagaagcacaggtgacagctTGTGACAAGCATCTGAAAGGGGAGGGGGCGagggacagtcttgtgggactgaacccTGAACCTTTGGAATCTGATGCTGTCTACatgtagtgtcagaattgagttgaattgtaggacactcagctggtgtTGGAAAGCTGCTCCTTGTTAGTGTGAGGGAACTTCCCGCCACTGGAATTGGTACCAGAACCTATTTACCATATGActgagcaattccactcctaaggtatctaggtatttacccaagagaaatgaaaacataagcttatatgtgaatgttcatagcaatgttattcataatagccaaaagatggaaacaaccccattgtctatcaacagaggaatagataaacaaaatgtgatgtagccatacaatggaatcttatcCAGCCATGAAAacgaatgaagtactgattcaagatacaacatggatgatcctTGAAAACAtgcgctaagtgaaataagccagtcaccaaagaccacatattatatgattccatttatatgaaatgtccagaacaggcaaatccgtaagagacagaaaggagattaatggttgcttagggctgaagaggatgggggatgggggtgggggtgggtgatagctaaagggtaggaaatttctttatttttaatcatttttttattgggacttcccaggcggtccaagtggttaagactctgcacttccacggcagggggaatgggttcaatccccgattggggaactaagatcctgcatgcagtggggcacggccaaaaaaaaaatcatttttaaaaattgaagtatagttaatttacaatgttgtgttagtttcaggtatacagcaaagtgattcagatacatatattcttttccagattcttttccattataggttattacaagatattggatatCTTGTAATATCCAATACATTACAATATCCAGTGTAAtaacctgtgctatacagtaggtccttgttatctattttatgtataatagttgtgtatatgttaatcccaagctcctaatttctctcccctcccccatcctctggttggttttctgtctctgtgagtctatttctgttttgtaaataagttcatttgtatcttttttaaatttttttaatttttttatttttgcggtacgcctctcactgctgtggcctctcccgttgcggagcacaggctccggacgcacaggctcagcggccatggctcacgggcccagctgctccgcggcatgtgggatcttcccggaccggggcacgaacccgtgtcccctgaatcggcaggcggactctcaaccactgcgccaccagggaagcccagtttcattttttaaaataaatttatttctttatttttggctgtgttgggtcttcgttactgcatgcgggctttctctagttgtggcgagcggagctgctcttcattgcagtgcacgggcttctcattgcggtggcttctctttttgcggagcatgggctctaggcgcacgggcttcagtagttgtggcatgcgggatcagcagttgtggctcgcaggctctagagcacaggctcagtagttgtggtgcacagacttagttgctccgtggcatgtgggatcttcccggaccagggatcaaacccgtgtctcctgcattggcaggcagactcttaaccacagtgacaccagggaagtcccctatttttagttttttaaggaacctccatactcttctccataggggctgtatcaatttacattcccaccaacagtgtacgaggattcacttttcgccacaccctcacaagcatttattatttgtagactttttattttattttaataaacttatttacttttggctgcattggatctttttttaataaatttatttatttattcatttattggctgcgttgggtcttcgttgctgcacacaggctttctctagttgcggtgagcagggtctgctcttagttgcagtgcacgggcttctcattgcggtggcttctcttgttgcggagtacaggctctaggcgcacaggcttcagtagttgtgtctcgcgggctctggagtgcaggctcagtagttgtgccacatgggcttagttgctccgcggcatgtgggatcttcccggaccagggctcaaactcatgtccccagCATTCGCAGgggtattcttaaccactgcaccaccagggaagcccctacagactttttaataatggccattctgactggtgtgaggtgatgcctcattgtagttttgatttgtgtttctctaaaaattattgatgttgagcatcttttcatgtgcctgttggccatctgtatgtcttctttggagaaatgtctatttaggtcttctgcccatttt is a genomic window of Phocoena sinus isolate mPhoSin1 chromosome X, mPhoSin1.pri, whole genome shotgun sequence containing:
- the SOWAHD gene encoding ankyrin repeat domain-containing protein SOWAHD, with translation MAGAPTPPGPPTARAGGPPSARSRSPSLFSPPSLPPSEPNCSSRFLPQRQRQFLSWWGPGRAANARHWNSRGGRTMAEPRGAAKPAPKASFAPTELSLRSAPQPRPSRVDTVSLGRYRGNATASREPPFHGSVMPSGTVSGRRRGALRELLGLQGAAPAGWLSEERPEEQSPGGPNAPSGSRLCLEPREHAWILAAAEGRFEALQELLEVEPGLLLRGDPITGYTVLHWLAKHGRHEELILVHDFAQRRGLRLDVSAPGSGGLTPLHLAALQGHDMVVKVLVGALGADPTRRDHSGHRACHYLRPDAPWSLRELSGAEDWETAGGSERNNANNNSSGGGAACTPRRAPSAVGAPVVETTARAAAAPAKGKDSVGRRVAQIQGLLRHMFPFFQDR